In the genome of Neodiprion pinetum isolate iyNeoPine1 chromosome 2, iyNeoPine1.2, whole genome shotgun sequence, one region contains:
- the LOC124213177 gene encoding facilitated trehalose transporter Tret1 isoform X2, whose amino-acid sequence MTFYREKNCSVDNKSKVLYAGKSYNVPGNAPKAIWTISQVIAALSVSLGSMVVGFSSSYTSPALESMKNDTTLGVTEQVGSWIGSVMPLSALFGGMAGGPMIEYLGRRNTILTTGLPFIGSYLLIALAINVEMILCGRVLGGFCVGIASLALPVYLGETIQPEVRGSLGLMPTALGNIGILLCYVSGMYLDWSDLAILGALLPVPFIVLMFVIPETPRWHIARGNKENARKSLQWLRGKKTDVSEELSAIEKAHAESERNASRGAFRELFKKSYTKPLLISLGLMAFQQLSGINAVIFYTVTIFKDAGSTIDENVCTTIVGVVNFLSTFMATVLIDRLGRKILLYISSISMMVTLFTLGVFFYVKHLKIDVTAVGWLPLTSFVIYVIGFSLGFGPIPWLMMGEILPAKIRGSAASVVTAFNWTCTFIVTKTFNDIIALIGAYGTFWLFGLITLMGLIFVFVFVPETRGRSLEEIEMRLTGPVRRMSAVANIKPLPTAC is encoded by the exons TTCCAGGAAACGCACCCAAGGCAATATGGACAATATCACAG GTCATCGCAGCTCTTTCGGTATCCCTCGGTTCGATGGTCGTTGGTTTCTCAAGTTCGTACACATCACCGGCTTTGGAATCAATGAAGAACGACACTACGCTAGGAGTGACAGAGCAAGTG GGTTCCTGGATCGGTAGTGTTATGCCTCTGAGTGCGCTTTTCGGTGGAATGGCGGGCGGACCGATGATCGAATACTTGGGCAGAAGAAACACGATTCTTACAACCGGATTGCCGTTTATCGGAT CTTATCTGCTGATCGCCCTTGCGATAAACGTTGAGATGATACTCTGCGGTCGTGTTTTGGGAGGATTTTGCGTCGGTATAGCTTCGCTCGCGCTTCCCGTTTATCTCGGTGAAACAATCCAACCGGAAGTAAGAGGTAGCCTTGGACTGATGCCGACGGCTTTGGGAAATATCG GAATCCTGTTGTGCTACGTCAGCGGTATGTATTTAGACTGGTCGGACCTCGCGATACTGGGCGCGCTACTTCCGGTTCCGTTCATCGTTCTGATGTTCGTCATACCGGAAACACCACGTTGGCACATCGCTAGGGGAAACAAGGAAAACGCGCGTAAATCGCTGCAATGGCTTAGAGGAAAAAAGACGGATGTTTCCGAGGAGTTGAGCGCCATTGAGAAGGCCCACGCCGAGAGTGAGAGGAACGCCTCGAGGGGTGCATTCAGAGAGTTGTTCAAGAAGTCCTACACCAAGCCACTGCTCATTTCCCTCGGACTTATGGCCTTCCAACAGTTGTCCGGTATCAATGCCGTCATTTTCTACACCGTAACGATATTCAAG GATGCCGGAAGTACGATCGACGAGAACGTTTGCACGACAATCGTAGGAGTTGTGAATTTCCTGTCAACGTTCATGGCTACCGTGCTTATCGACCGACTGGGTAGAAAAATCCTGCTGTACATAAGCAGCATATCGATGATGGTGACTCTGTTCACCCTCGGGGTGTTCTTCTACGTTAAACACCTGAAAATCGACGTGACGGCTGTCGGCTGGCTACCGTTGACGAGTTTCGTGATATACGTGATCGGATTCTCCCTCGGATTCGGTCCGATCCCGTGGCTAATGATGGGTGAAATATTGCCGGCAAAAATTCGCGGATCGGCCGCAAGTGTCGTTACGGCGTTCAACTGGACCTGCACATTTATAGTGACGAAAACGTTCAACGACATAATAGCCCTGATCGGTGCGTACGGCACCTTCTGGTTATTCGGATTGATAACGCTTATGGGTCTTATATTCGTATTCGTATTCGTTCCGGAAACGCGTGGAAGATCGTTggaggaaattgaaatgagGCTTACCGGACCGGTGAGAAGAATGAGCGCGGTTGCGAACATAAAACCGTTGCCGACCGCTTGCTAA
- the LOC124213177 gene encoding facilitated trehalose transporter Tret1 isoform X3: MKLLIRADTHINIEVPGNAPKAIWTISQVIAALSVSLGSMVVGFSSSYTSPALESMKNDTTLGVTEQVGSWIGSVMPLSALFGGMAGGPMIEYLGRRNTILTTGLPFIGSYLLIALAINVEMILCGRVLGGFCVGIASLALPVYLGETIQPEVRGSLGLMPTALGNIGILLCYVSGMYLDWSDLAILGALLPVPFIVLMFVIPETPRWHIARGNKENARKSLQWLRGKKTDVSEELSAIEKAHAESERNASRGAFRELFKKSYTKPLLISLGLMAFQQLSGINAVIFYTVTIFKDAGSTIDENVCTTIVGVVNFLSTFMATVLIDRLGRKILLYISSISMMVTLFTLGVFFYVKHLKIDVTAVGWLPLTSFVIYVIGFSLGFGPIPWLMMGEILPAKIRGSAASVVTAFNWTCTFIVTKTFNDIIALIGAYGTFWLFGLITLMGLIFVFVFVPETRGRSLEEIEMRLTGPVRRMSAVANIKPLPTAC, translated from the exons ATGAAGCTTCTAATACGAGCGGATACTCACATTAACATTGAAGTTCCAGGAAACGCACCCAAGGCAATATGGACAATATCACAG GTCATCGCAGCTCTTTCGGTATCCCTCGGTTCGATGGTCGTTGGTTTCTCAAGTTCGTACACATCACCGGCTTTGGAATCAATGAAGAACGACACTACGCTAGGAGTGACAGAGCAAGTG GGTTCCTGGATCGGTAGTGTTATGCCTCTGAGTGCGCTTTTCGGTGGAATGGCGGGCGGACCGATGATCGAATACTTGGGCAGAAGAAACACGATTCTTACAACCGGATTGCCGTTTATCGGAT CTTATCTGCTGATCGCCCTTGCGATAAACGTTGAGATGATACTCTGCGGTCGTGTTTTGGGAGGATTTTGCGTCGGTATAGCTTCGCTCGCGCTTCCCGTTTATCTCGGTGAAACAATCCAACCGGAAGTAAGAGGTAGCCTTGGACTGATGCCGACGGCTTTGGGAAATATCG GAATCCTGTTGTGCTACGTCAGCGGTATGTATTTAGACTGGTCGGACCTCGCGATACTGGGCGCGCTACTTCCGGTTCCGTTCATCGTTCTGATGTTCGTCATACCGGAAACACCACGTTGGCACATCGCTAGGGGAAACAAGGAAAACGCGCGTAAATCGCTGCAATGGCTTAGAGGAAAAAAGACGGATGTTTCCGAGGAGTTGAGCGCCATTGAGAAGGCCCACGCCGAGAGTGAGAGGAACGCCTCGAGGGGTGCATTCAGAGAGTTGTTCAAGAAGTCCTACACCAAGCCACTGCTCATTTCCCTCGGACTTATGGCCTTCCAACAGTTGTCCGGTATCAATGCCGTCATTTTCTACACCGTAACGATATTCAAG GATGCCGGAAGTACGATCGACGAGAACGTTTGCACGACAATCGTAGGAGTTGTGAATTTCCTGTCAACGTTCATGGCTACCGTGCTTATCGACCGACTGGGTAGAAAAATCCTGCTGTACATAAGCAGCATATCGATGATGGTGACTCTGTTCACCCTCGGGGTGTTCTTCTACGTTAAACACCTGAAAATCGACGTGACGGCTGTCGGCTGGCTACCGTTGACGAGTTTCGTGATATACGTGATCGGATTCTCCCTCGGATTCGGTCCGATCCCGTGGCTAATGATGGGTGAAATATTGCCGGCAAAAATTCGCGGATCGGCCGCAAGTGTCGTTACGGCGTTCAACTGGACCTGCACATTTATAGTGACGAAAACGTTCAACGACATAATAGCCCTGATCGGTGCGTACGGCACCTTCTGGTTATTCGGATTGATAACGCTTATGGGTCTTATATTCGTATTCGTATTCGTTCCGGAAACGCGTGGAAGATCGTTggaggaaattgaaatgagGCTTACCGGACCGGTGAGAAGAATGAGCGCGGTTGCGAACATAAAACCGTTGCCGACCGCTTGCTAA